The uncultured Desulfobulbus sp. genome window below encodes:
- the ilvB gene encoding acetolactate synthase large subunit yields MPRLNGAQIIIRYLEKRGIRTISGIPGGANLPMYDALATDSNIRHILARHEQGAGFIAQGMARSTGNVGVCFATSGPGATNVLTAIADAYLDSVPVVCITGQVPSTLLGTDAFQEVDTYGMSVPITKHNYLVRSAAELLTILPRAFHLAESGRPGPVLIDVPKNVQTETIEFEVWPEEWSAEAAQGGPDDSIKQAAEMINKAERPILYLGGGVIHADAAEEARQLAEQGNIPTVMTLMGLGIMPTDHPLSLGMLGMHATRSTNLAMAECDLLIAAGVRFDDRATGALAEFCPNAKVIHVDIDASEIGKLRAADAGITADVRTAFSTLLPQVDAQPRQEWKDRILQLQQDFPRFHADDFLPGRPFHYIRKIAELAGPDALVSTDVGKHQMWVAQAYPFTAPRQLLTSGGLGTMGFGMPAAIGAAMANPGRPVICFSGDGSLQMNIQEMATAVEQQTPIKIVVFNNQSLGLVRQQQRLFYEQHYFASSYGIKIDFAMIAQGFGMQAYDLATASAPDRALEEAMRHPGPCLIHIPMDIEEEVTPMVPPGAANTTMIGDSHAKN; encoded by the coding sequence ATGCCCAGACTCAACGGCGCTCAGATTATTATCCGCTATTTGGAAAAACGGGGTATCCGCACCATCAGCGGTATTCCCGGAGGTGCAAACCTGCCGATGTACGACGCCCTGGCTACAGATTCCAACATTCGCCACATCCTTGCCCGTCATGAGCAGGGAGCTGGGTTCATTGCCCAGGGAATGGCGCGCTCCACCGGTAACGTTGGGGTCTGTTTTGCCACCTCCGGCCCGGGGGCGACCAATGTACTCACCGCCATTGCCGACGCCTACCTGGACTCTGTGCCCGTTGTCTGTATCACTGGGCAGGTTCCCTCGACCCTGTTGGGAACCGATGCCTTTCAAGAGGTTGATACCTATGGCATGTCTGTCCCTATTACCAAGCACAATTACCTGGTTCGTTCAGCCGCTGAGTTGCTGACCATTCTGCCCCGGGCCTTTCACCTGGCCGAGAGCGGACGACCGGGACCGGTCTTGATTGATGTACCCAAAAACGTTCAGACTGAAACAATTGAATTTGAAGTTTGGCCAGAAGAGTGGAGCGCGGAGGCGGCGCAGGGGGGCCCAGACGACAGCATAAAGCAAGCGGCTGAGATGATAAACAAAGCCGAGCGCCCGATTCTCTATCTGGGTGGCGGTGTTATCCATGCCGATGCTGCCGAGGAGGCGCGGCAGCTGGCAGAGCAGGGGAATATTCCCACGGTTATGACCCTGATGGGGCTTGGAATCATGCCCACCGATCATCCGCTTTCTTTAGGTATGCTGGGAATGCACGCCACGCGCTCCACCAATCTGGCTATGGCCGAATGTGATCTTTTGATCGCAGCGGGCGTTCGTTTTGACGACCGAGCCACCGGGGCGCTGGCAGAGTTCTGCCCCAATGCCAAGGTCATCCATGTGGATATCGATGCCAGTGAGATCGGCAAACTGAGAGCTGCCGACGCCGGAATCACCGCCGATGTTCGCACTGCTTTCTCGACCTTGTTACCTCAGGTGGATGCACAGCCTCGGCAGGAGTGGAAAGACCGTATCCTCCAGTTGCAGCAGGATTTTCCCCGCTTTCACGCAGATGATTTTCTGCCTGGCCGTCCCTTTCATTATATCCGTAAGATTGCAGAGCTGGCCGGACCCGATGCACTGGTGTCCACCGATGTTGGCAAGCACCAGATGTGGGTTGCCCAGGCCTATCCGTTTACTGCCCCGCGTCAGCTGCTGACCTCCGGTGGCCTGGGAACCATGGGCTTTGGTATGCCCGCTGCCATTGGTGCGGCCATGGCCAATCCCGGACGTCCGGTTATTTGTTTCAGCGGTGATGGCAGTTTGCAGATGAATATTCAGGAGATGGCAACAGCGGTTGAACAGCAGACGCCCATCAAGATCGTTGTATTTAATAATCAGAGTTTGGGGTTAGTCCGTCAGCAGCAGCGTCTCTTCTATGAGCAGCACTACTTTGCCTCTTCGTATGGGATTAAGATTGATTTTGCCATGATAGCGCAAGGTTTTGGTATGCAGGCCTATGATCTGGCCACGGCGTCCGCTCCTGATCGAGCCCTGGAAGAAGCCATGCGCCATCCCGGTCCCTGTTTGATCCATATTCCCATGGATATCGAGGAAGAGGTTACCCCCATGGTTCCTCCGGGGGCGGCCAATACCACCATGATAGGCGACAGCCACGCAAAAAACTGA
- the hgcA gene encoding mercury methylation corrinoid protein HgcA, giving the protein MSSLSPFPQPLPMEPVAPQVHQSPQPDAPCUGPKPEPRSGIHERAGYTLCPFVTDFIGTPLGPIPRVATAATWRDTLGTIGARTGLIRSNYRVAPGIYAIGSPTGHSPVLVTANYKLSFDALRMRLDTINAWLLVVDTRGINVWCAAGKGTFSTEEVIESVLRYRLGEIVDHRELIIPQLAAAGVAARLVQKKIGWKVLFGPIRAADIPCFLQANKRTDASMREVTFSLQERVVLIPVELFLLAKSLVCLSLLGFLLSGIGPTLFSFHAGWHYGLSLLSSTGLGVLSGAILTPLLLPWLPFRQFWIKGIIAALPVLALVSPLLTSLPWVGQLSLALWTIAISSYLAMNFTGSTPFTSPSGVEKEMRLGLPVQALTACTALTLWVVRAFIS; this is encoded by the coding sequence ATGTCTTCTCTGTCCCCATTTCCCCAGCCCTTGCCCATGGAGCCGGTTGCGCCACAAGTCCATCAATCGCCGCAACCCGATGCTCCCTGTTGAGGCCCCAAGCCTGAACCCCGGTCTGGGATTCATGAACGAGCTGGCTATACACTCTGCCCTTTTGTCACCGACTTCATCGGCACACCTCTTGGTCCGATACCACGTGTAGCCACCGCTGCCACCTGGCGGGATACTCTGGGCACAATCGGGGCGCGCACCGGGCTGATTCGGAGCAATTATCGCGTCGCTCCCGGCATCTATGCCATTGGTTCCCCCACTGGCCACTCACCTGTGCTGGTCACCGCCAACTACAAACTTTCTTTTGATGCACTGCGCATGCGGTTGGATACAATCAACGCCTGGCTCCTTGTGGTTGATACTCGGGGCATCAATGTCTGGTGTGCGGCGGGTAAGGGAACCTTTTCCACAGAAGAGGTCATTGAAAGCGTGCTGCGTTACCGGCTCGGTGAAATTGTTGATCACCGGGAACTGATTATCCCCCAACTGGCAGCCGCGGGAGTTGCCGCCCGGCTTGTCCAAAAAAAAATTGGCTGGAAGGTGCTGTTTGGACCAATCCGTGCAGCTGACATCCCTTGCTTTCTGCAGGCCAACAAGCGTACCGATGCGTCCATGCGAGAGGTCACTTTTAGTCTGCAAGAACGGGTGGTGCTCATTCCGGTGGAGTTATTTCTCCTGGCCAAATCACTTGTATGTCTGAGTCTACTCGGTTTTTTGCTCTCAGGAATCGGGCCGACTCTCTTTTCATTTCACGCAGGCTGGCATTACGGGCTCTCTTTGCTCTCCAGCACGGGACTCGGTGTACTCAGTGGGGCAATCCTCACCCCGTTGCTTCTCCCCTGGCTTCCCTTCCGTCAATTTTGGATCAAGGGAATTATTGCTGCGCTCCCGGTGCTGGCTTTGGTTTCCCCCCTGCTCACCTCACTGCCTTGGGTTGGCCAGCTTTCCCTTGCCCTCTGGACAATCGCGATCAGCTCGTACCTAGCCATGAATTTTACAGGGTCCACACCGTTTACCTCACCAAGCGGCGTTGAAAAAGAGATGCGCCTGGGCCTTCCGGTTCAGGCACTCACAGCCTGTACAGCTCTTACCCTCTGGGTGGTTCGAGCATTTATTTCCTAG
- the hgcB gene encoding mercury methylation ferredoxin HgcB: MRGYRYLTGVSTLTYHQERCIGCGICVQVCPHQILALHAQQVEILNADLCMECGACALNCPVEALSVRPGVGCAVAILNAWKKRFFGRTTNSACC; encoded by the coding sequence ATGCGGGGATATCGCTATCTTACTGGAGTGTCTACACTCACCTACCACCAAGAGCGTTGTATTGGCTGTGGAATCTGTGTACAGGTTTGTCCGCACCAAATTCTTGCGCTGCATGCGCAACAGGTGGAAATTCTCAATGCGGATCTCTGCATGGAGTGTGGCGCCTGCGCGCTGAACTGCCCCGTTGAGGCATTATCCGTACGGCCGGGTGTGGGCTGTGCTGTTGCGATCCTCAACGCTTGGAAAAAACGATTCTTTGGTCGAACCACCAATTCAGCTTGTTGTTAA
- a CDS encoding DUF523 and DUF1722 domain-containing protein, whose product MQDHFPRPKIIVSRCLGFDACRYDGQILKNPFVELLQAEVDMVTPCPETDCGLGIPRAPIRLCNTDAGIVVYQPATQTDVTQQLETTIETILNENPEIDGAILKAKSPSCGLHDTKWYQGVEKPHPLNKGAGVFGERLRCHYIGAALEDEMRLTNLSLREHFLIKIFTLARYRELCANSTMGALVAFHASHKLLLLAYNQSHFRLAGKIVANHDKKPIAEVLHKYREELVHILETPMRIPGVINTLYHAFGWVSEHLRPEEKQYLINTIEEYRDERLPLQAVTRLIEAHALRFDNQYLLSQVFLRPYPRVLAGLHDSGKGREVR is encoded by the coding sequence ATGCAAGATCACTTCCCCCGCCCCAAGATAATCGTCAGCCGTTGCCTTGGCTTTGATGCCTGCCGTTACGATGGTCAGATTTTAAAAAACCCCTTTGTCGAACTGCTGCAGGCCGAGGTGGACATGGTCACTCCCTGCCCGGAAACCGACTGTGGCCTGGGCATTCCACGGGCACCAATTCGACTGTGCAATACCGACGCGGGTATTGTCGTCTATCAACCGGCAACGCAAACCGACGTCACCCAGCAATTAGAGACGACCATCGAGACGATCCTCAACGAAAACCCGGAAATTGATGGAGCGATTCTCAAGGCCAAGTCGCCGAGTTGCGGCCTCCACGATACGAAATGGTATCAGGGAGTAGAAAAACCACATCCGTTAAATAAAGGCGCCGGAGTCTTTGGTGAAAGACTTCGATGCCACTATATAGGTGCGGCCTTGGAAGATGAGATGCGCCTGACCAACCTCAGCCTGCGCGAGCATTTTCTTATTAAAATTTTCACCCTGGCCCGCTACCGCGAACTTTGCGCCAACTCCACCATGGGAGCATTGGTCGCCTTCCACGCCAGCCATAAATTACTCCTCCTGGCCTATAACCAGAGCCATTTCCGACTCGCCGGGAAAATCGTCGCCAACCACGATAAAAAACCCATTGCCGAGGTGTTGCACAAATACCGGGAAGAGCTGGTCCATATTCTTGAAACTCCGATGCGCATTCCAGGAGTTATCAACACGCTCTATCATGCCTTTGGTTGGGTTTCCGAGCATCTGCGGCCCGAAGAAAAGCAGTACCTGATCAACACCATTGAAGAATACCGGGACGAACGTTTACCCCTGCAAGCCGTTACCCGGCTCATCGAAGCGCACGCGCTTCGCTTTGATAACCAATACCTGCTCTCCCAGGTTTTCCTGCGCCCCTACCCACGTGTTCTCGCCGGGCTGCATGACTCCGGCAAAGGCCGTGAGGTACGATAA
- a CDS encoding acetate uptake transporter, with amino-acid sequence MAEATPMGNPAVVGLAGFGITTTLLQFHNLGLMGVGTIFCAAMFVGGLMQFIAGFMEFKCGNNFGYSAFCTYGAFWMALGLIWMLADLAPGMKHLGITGNDIGFFLVGFTIYTAIMWVGSMRVHMAMFLTFTTLLAGFIGLDLVFLAGMKGILKITAIDLLVCAGLALYMMAAIIYAQLFGRPILPVGKPLVK; translated from the coding sequence ATGGCAGAAGCAACCCCAATGGGAAATCCCGCAGTTGTAGGTCTGGCAGGCTTTGGCATTACCACCACATTGTTGCAGTTCCATAACCTCGGTTTGATGGGTGTGGGTACAATTTTTTGTGCAGCCATGTTTGTTGGTGGTTTGATGCAGTTTATTGCTGGCTTTATGGAGTTTAAATGCGGGAACAACTTTGGTTACAGTGCATTCTGTACCTACGGTGCCTTCTGGATGGCCCTTGGCCTGATCTGGATGCTGGCAGACTTGGCTCCTGGCATGAAACACCTGGGAATCACCGGTAACGACATCGGCTTCTTCCTGGTCGGCTTCACCATTTACACTGCTATTATGTGGGTTGGCTCCATGCGCGTTCACATGGCCATGTTCCTAACCTTCACCACCCTGCTTGCTGGCTTCATCGGCCTTGACCTGGTTTTCCTCGCTGGCATGAAAGGCATCCTCAAAATCACCGCCATCGATCTGCTCGTTTGCGCCGGCTTGGCCCTGTACATGATGGCTGCAATCATCTATGCACAGCTGTTCGGACGCCCGATCCTTCCTGTTGGCAAACCGCTGGTTAAGTAA
- a CDS encoding nickel-dependent hydrogenase large subunit, which yields MFRGFEQIMKGRSPMDAQQITQRTCGVCPISHGLASVKSQEEAYGIEAPKNAQLIRNIMMAGDFIQNNITHFTISLPLILSMSLAYWPTAAMIA from the coding sequence ATGTTTCGCGGCTTTGAGCAGATCATGAAAGGCCGATCTCCTATGGATGCCCAGCAGATCACCCAGCGCACTTGTGGAGTCTGCCCGATCTCCCATGGACTTGCCTCGGTAAAAAGCCAGGAGGAGGCCTACGGCATTGAGGCTCCAAAAAATGCACAGCTGATTCGAAATATCATGATGGCCGGTGATTTTATTCAAAACAATATCACCCATTTTACCATCTCTCTGCCCTTGATTTTGTCGATGTCCCTGGCGTACTGGCCTACAGCGGCAATGATAGCCTGA
- a CDS encoding sulfite exporter TauE/SafE family protein, translating into MSTVLLTCSIIFFSGVVQGLTGFGSALVAIPLLSLVMDVKQAIPLAILNALVITTTLIYALRRLIDWGKIVPLLIGAVPGVLLGATLLKQADPVIISRSLGVLLIGISVLNLFFRPKPRQLPRIWGCIAGFFSGAINATVGAGGPPAIIYATLQNWSKDEIRATLTGFFVCNGYVTAFVHAGNGIINATVLRLFVLSCGCVLLGTLAGSYLSKKIQHQTYLRLVYLLLLLLGVMLLVR; encoded by the coding sequence ATGAGTACCGTCCTTCTTACCTGCAGTATCATTTTTTTTTCTGGAGTTGTGCAGGGGCTGACAGGGTTTGGCAGTGCGCTGGTCGCTATTCCTTTATTGAGCCTGGTGATGGATGTAAAACAGGCTATTCCCCTGGCTATCCTCAACGCACTTGTCATTACAACGACACTCATCTATGCACTGCGTCGACTGATCGACTGGGGAAAGATTGTTCCTCTGCTTATTGGCGCTGTCCCTGGCGTGCTTCTGGGGGCAACCCTGTTGAAGCAGGCCGATCCCGTCATTATCAGCCGTTCGCTAGGCGTGTTGCTTATTGGTATCAGTGTCCTTAATCTCTTTTTTCGGCCCAAACCTCGACAGCTTCCGCGTATATGGGGATGTATTGCCGGTTTTTTCTCGGGTGCCATTAACGCAACGGTTGGTGCCGGTGGTCCTCCTGCCATTATTTACGCCACCCTGCAAAACTGGAGCAAGGATGAGATTCGTGCCACGCTCACCGGATTTTTTGTCTGCAATGGCTATGTGACCGCATTTGTACATGCAGGGAATGGCATTATTAACGCTACGGTCCTGCGTTTATTTGTTCTGTCCTGTGGCTGTGTTTTGCTTGGAACCCTGGCAGGGTCATATCTCAGCAAGAAAATACAGCACCAAACCTATCTGCGGCTTGTCTATCTGCTGCTGCTCCTTCTGGGCGTCATGCTCCTTGTGCGTTGA
- the tsaA gene encoding tRNA (N6-threonylcarbamoyladenosine(37)-N6)-methyltransferase TrmO — translation MQIAYTPIGYFNTPFNDIQGMPIQPIGAEHIEGRIEVLPEFQEGLRDLEGFSHVYVLYHLHEIAGYDLTVKPFLDTEDHGIFATRSPKRPNPIGLSVMRLKEVHEDSVVLGCVDVLNRTPVIDIKPYVADFDRCDANRFGWFEGKSHNATHHLSDNRFAAATV, via the coding sequence ATGCAGATTGCTTACACCCCAATAGGCTACTTCAACACACCGTTCAACGACATCCAGGGAATGCCTATTCAACCTATCGGTGCCGAGCATATTGAAGGTCGCATCGAGGTTTTACCCGAATTTCAAGAGGGGCTCAGAGACCTGGAAGGATTTTCCCATGTCTATGTTCTTTACCATTTACATGAAATTGCAGGCTACGATCTGACGGTTAAGCCTTTTCTGGACACAGAGGATCACGGCATTTTTGCAACGCGCTCACCTAAACGCCCCAACCCCATCGGCCTCTCGGTAATGCGCCTGAAAGAAGTCCATGAGGACTCGGTGGTTCTTGGCTGTGTGGATGTACTCAATCGCACCCCGGTGATCGACATCAAACCGTACGTGGCTGACTTCGATCGCTGTGATGCCAATCGTTTTGGCTGGTTTGAAGGGAAATCCCACAACGCAACGCATCATTTAAGCGATAATCGCTTTGCTGCAGCCACCGTGTGA
- a CDS encoding alpha/beta hydrolase → MAHFVFVHGAFQGGWVWQKLTPYMLSAGHEVHTPTLSGCGFLADENSGTVDLHRLINDMQIYLELEDLSDIVLIGHSFSGLICGALMMRCPERIRQTIFVDAVIPQSNKSFVEVAGEQFAQMLEKHHLPDGLIRPWPAMVFGIPEATAPWFEARLRPFGRACFTTAFPEEFDPHKVPTSFITCTETVSPFIQKMAAQAEQFSWTVSKLNTGHCPMITCPQELSNLLLAQLPR, encoded by the coding sequence ATGGCACATTTTGTCTTTGTTCATGGCGCCTTTCAGGGTGGTTGGGTCTGGCAGAAACTCACTCCCTATATGTTGAGCGCAGGGCATGAAGTTCATACGCCAACCCTCTCAGGCTGCGGTTTTCTGGCCGATGAGAACTCGGGTACGGTTGATCTGCACCGCCTGATTAACGATATGCAGATCTATCTGGAACTGGAAGACCTGAGCGACATCGTCCTTATCGGTCACTCATTCTCCGGGCTGATCTGTGGAGCCCTGATGATGCGCTGTCCCGAGCGAATTCGTCAGACCATCTTTGTCGATGCGGTCATCCCCCAGAGCAACAAATCATTTGTCGAGGTTGCCGGTGAACAGTTTGCCCAGATGCTTGAAAAGCATCATCTTCCAGATGGTTTGATTCGTCCCTGGCCAGCCATGGTCTTTGGTATCCCCGAGGCAACGGCCCCCTGGTTCGAAGCACGTCTGCGTCCCTTTGGCCGGGCTTGCTTTACCACCGCCTTTCCTGAGGAGTTTGATCCCCACAAGGTGCCGACCTCGTTCATTACCTGCACCGAGACGGTGAGCCCCTTTATACAGAAAATGGCGGCACAGGCCGAGCAGTTCAGCTGGACAGTGAGCAAACTCAACACCGGCCACTGCCCGATGATCACCTGTCCCCAGGAGCTGTCCAACTTACTGCTTGCCCAACTGCCACGGTAA
- a CDS encoding ATP-binding cassette domain-containing protein has protein sequence MNAIQGGLSARINKRLDHTTLQLELNIPAGSSLMLIGPSGSGKSTVLRCLAGLESIDQGWIFFNGQCWNESGSKYQMSPRHRNIGFLSQDYALFPHMNLEENIGFVLPGKENPREHLAAMGIEHLAKKRPHQISGGERQRAALCQTLARNPKLLLLDEPFSALDIENRSLLRELLRTEQLRLGFTIVQVTHDLTEALAGSAQVIALRQGQEDSAWLARQRSLLLRDLKNIDREAEAVTA, from the coding sequence ATGAACGCTATCCAAGGTGGGCTGAGTGCCCGCATCAACAAGCGGCTTGATCACACGACGCTGCAGCTGGAGCTGAACATTCCAGCTGGCAGCAGCCTGATGTTGATCGGCCCCTCGGGCTCAGGGAAGAGCACCGTGCTGCGCTGTCTGGCCGGGCTGGAATCCATCGATCAGGGCTGGATTTTCTTTAACGGCCAGTGCTGGAATGAAAGCGGCTCGAAATACCAGATGAGTCCCCGGCACCGCAACATCGGCTTTCTCTCCCAGGATTATGCGCTGTTTCCGCACATGAACCTGGAGGAAAACATCGGATTTGTTCTACCAGGCAAAGAAAACCCCAGAGAGCATCTGGCCGCCATGGGCATTGAACATCTTGCCAAGAAACGCCCCCACCAAATTTCTGGTGGAGAACGGCAACGGGCAGCCCTGTGCCAGACTCTTGCCCGCAACCCCAAACTGCTGTTGTTGGATGAGCCCTTTTCTGCCCTGGATATTGAAAACCGCAGCCTCCTGCGTGAATTATTGAGAACTGAACAGCTTCGCCTGGGCTTCACCATTGTACAGGTGACCCATGATCTCACCGAGGCTTTAGCAGGTTCCGCCCAGGTCATCGCGCTCAGGCAGGGGCAGGAAGATTCGGCCTGGCTTGCCAGGCAACGGAGCCTTTTGCTCCGTGATCTCAAAAACATCGATCGGGAAGCTGAAGCAGTAACTGCATAA
- the modA gene encoding molybdate ABC transporter substrate-binding protein: MPLIARTLTTLFFVLAFAGSAWAAEGLTIASGAGYKRLVQDLSAAFTAKTGFPVQQVFGNMGQIIPQAKESGSFDFLLGDERHLAKADLTFAGDYPIGKGKLVAAVAKGSMLTNLSELSKENITRIAMPDAKKAIYGYAANEYLHNTGFWTPLQKKLLIVGTVPQVSTYLLSGEVDVGFINMTEAMALESKVSKLIVVNEALYSPILILAKRLEKSPHREASIAFIAFLQTPEAHELAQKHGL, from the coding sequence ATGCCCCTCATTGCTCGAACTCTCACAACATTATTTTTTGTCCTGGCCTTTGCAGGTTCTGCGTGGGCCGCAGAAGGGCTCACCATCGCCTCGGGTGCTGGCTACAAACGGCTGGTTCAGGATCTCTCAGCGGCCTTCACCGCCAAAACCGGTTTTCCGGTGCAGCAGGTCTTTGGAAATATGGGCCAGATTATTCCCCAAGCCAAAGAAAGCGGCTCCTTTGATTTTCTTTTGGGGGATGAGCGGCATCTGGCCAAGGCGGATCTGACCTTTGCCGGCGACTACCCCATCGGCAAAGGAAAACTGGTTGCAGCAGTTGCCAAGGGCTCCATGCTCACCAACCTGAGTGAACTCAGCAAAGAGAACATTACCCGTATAGCCATGCCCGATGCCAAGAAGGCGATCTACGGCTATGCAGCCAATGAATATTTGCATAATACGGGGTTCTGGACACCGCTCCAGAAAAAGCTCCTGATCGTGGGGACAGTTCCCCAGGTGAGCACCTATCTCCTCAGCGGTGAGGTGGATGTCGGTTTTATCAACATGACCGAGGCCATGGCGCTGGAATCGAAAGTCAGCAAGCTCATTGTGGTGAATGAGGCCCTCTACTCGCCTATTCTCATCCTGGCCAAACGGTTGGAGAAAAGTCCGCACAGGGAAGCGTCAATAGCCTTTATCGCCTTTTTGCAGACACCTGAAGCACACGAACTCGCCCAAAAGCACGGACTGTAA
- a CDS encoding ABC transporter permease subunit, with product MSGAWILEVLREPATRDCIALSGKVALVAMPLLAVGGVSLGYVLGTGKGRWLPFLDFLVTLPLVFPPIATGFLLLLALGRRSAVGLWLKEYLGLEIIFSFWGVVLAACIAGLPLIVKQVQAAVRRETTRLVETALVLGKSPLTIFFRVILPSLKTSIAIGLSLAFARSLGEVGVTLMLGGNIAGRTNTISLEVYNAVFTGEYQRAFVLVLLLGLLSMALILLTRYLSRQ from the coding sequence ATGAGCGGAGCCTGGATACTTGAAGTTCTGCGTGAGCCTGCCACGCGAGACTGTATCGCCTTAAGTGGTAAGGTTGCCCTTGTCGCCATGCCCCTGTTGGCGGTGGGTGGGGTGAGCCTGGGGTATGTGCTGGGAACAGGCAAGGGACGATGGCTCCCGTTCCTTGACTTCCTGGTCACCCTGCCTCTGGTCTTCCCCCCCATCGCCACCGGCTTTTTACTGCTGCTGGCCCTGGGCAGGCGCAGTGCTGTCGGGCTCTGGCTCAAAGAATATCTAGGCCTGGAAATAATTTTCAGTTTCTGGGGCGTGGTTCTGGCAGCCTGTATTGCCGGACTGCCCCTGATCGTGAAACAGGTGCAGGCAGCGGTTCGCCGCGAGACCACCCGATTGGTTGAGACCGCGCTGGTACTGGGGAAATCGCCGCTGACCATTTTTTTTCGAGTGATCCTGCCCTCGCTGAAAACGAGCATTGCCATAGGCCTCTCCCTGGCCTTTGCCCGCTCATTGGGAGAAGTTGGGGTCACCCTGATGCTTGGTGGCAACATCGCAGGCCGTACCAACACTATTTCGCTTGAGGTGTACAACGCGGTCTTTACCGGAGAATATCAGCGGGCCTTTGTGCTGGTTTTGCTCTTAGGCTTGCTCTCCATGGCGCTGATTCTTCTCACCCGGTATTTGTCCCGGCAATAA
- a CDS encoding molybdopterin-dependent oxidoreductase, whose protein sequence is MNTTTASTSPSQATAPSLTIRGRVAAPLSFSLEQLKSMDWLDTGTLPMICGSGEPKGKIGNLRGVLLADLINQTEVIVTAHNDTKKMYVVAASDDGYKTVFAWQEIFNSANGEGILVIFEREGEPLHGGNGEVDLISSHDHLTGPRYVSRLKTIEIIMVE, encoded by the coding sequence ATGAATACAACAACAGCTTCAACCAGCCCGTCTCAGGCGACGGCTCCCTCTCTGACCATACGAGGCAGAGTCGCTGCCCCTCTGTCTTTTTCCCTGGAGCAACTCAAATCCATGGACTGGCTGGATACTGGCACTCTGCCCATGATCTGCGGCAGTGGTGAGCCCAAGGGAAAAATCGGCAATCTACGGGGGGTCCTCCTGGCCGACCTGATCAACCAGACCGAGGTCATTGTCACCGCCCACAATGACACCAAAAAAATGTATGTAGTGGCTGCATCGGATGATGGCTACAAGACGGTCTTTGCCTGGCAGGAAATTTTTAATTCCGCAAATGGCGAGGGCATTCTGGTGATCTTTGAACGGGAAGGCGAACCACTCCACGGAGGCAACGGCGAGGTCGATCTGATCTCCTCCCATGACCACCTCACCGGCCCGCGCTACGTCAGCCGTCTCAAGACCATAGAAATTATTATGGTGGAGTAA
- a CDS encoding FmdE family protein, producing the protein MLNHAAFTQNLKEAVAFHGHLCLGQIIGVRLAMLGLQLVGIHDPLGDDRKKLIVFVEIGRCAADAIMTVTGSRVGRRSMKIIDYGKLAATFVNLETGVAFRIFSRDDAQKKALALYPLLSPQEAEMRAYQEMEDSDMFAYLPVRVPIKCEDMPGKPIRKVKCALCGEYVLDARDIDRYGRPLCRPCASGEAYYVIEHPECGRLPRAVGQ; encoded by the coding sequence ATGCTGAACCACGCCGCCTTCACACAAAATCTTAAAGAGGCCGTCGCCTTTCACGGCCACCTCTGCCTGGGACAGATCATAGGTGTTCGCCTGGCCATGCTCGGACTGCAACTGGTCGGCATACACGATCCGCTGGGCGATGATCGCAAAAAACTCATCGTCTTTGTTGAAATCGGGCGTTGTGCCGCCGATGCCATCATGACCGTCACCGGTTCACGGGTGGGACGACGCAGCATGAAAATCATCGATTACGGCAAGCTGGCAGCCACTTTCGTCAACCTGGAGACCGGCGTCGCCTTCCGAATCTTCTCCCGCGATGATGCTCAAAAAAAAGCGCTGGCCCTCTATCCGCTCCTTTCCCCACAGGAGGCTGAAATGCGTGCCTACCAGGAGATGGAGGATAGCGACATGTTTGCCTATCTTCCGGTCCGGGTACCCATCAAATGCGAAGACATGCCCGGTAAGCCGATCCGTAAGGTCAAATGTGCCCTCTGCGGGGAATATGTGCTGGATGCGCGCGACATTGACCGCTACGGCCGGCCACTCTGCCGCCCCTGCGCCAGCGGCGAGGCCTACTACGTCATCGAACATCCCGAGTGCGGGCGCCTCCCCCGGGCGGTGGGGCAATGA